Proteins encoded by one window of Salmonirosea aquatica:
- a CDS encoding DinB family protein, with product MKKSDIDPMPAFFDRYINKVEDVDLLEALEMHSPEALFSDTDSLHALGDLVYAPGKWTVKDIIQHCIDTERIMSYRAMRFARNDQTPLPGFEENHYAQNTLASERTLEDLLDEFEIVRAATLAQFQNFNEPMLQRSGKASESFISVGALGFVIAGHALHHMHVIRERYFPLLDS from the coding sequence ATGAAAAAATCCGATATCGATCCGATGCCCGCTTTCTTCGACCGCTATATCAATAAAGTGGAGGATGTCGATTTGCTGGAAGCCCTGGAAATGCACTCACCCGAAGCTCTTTTTTCTGACACGGATTCACTCCATGCCCTGGGTGATTTGGTCTACGCGCCGGGTAAGTGGACAGTGAAAGATATTATCCAACACTGCATTGACACGGAGCGCATCATGAGTTACCGCGCCATGCGCTTTGCCCGGAATGACCAGACTCCTCTGCCGGGCTTTGAGGAAAACCACTACGCCCAAAATACGCTGGCCTCAGAAAGAACGCTGGAAGATTTGCTGGATGAATTCGAGATTGTGCGGGCCGCGACGCTAGCGCAATTCCAGAACTTTAACGAACCGATGCTGCAGCGTTCCGGGAAGGCTTCAGAATCTTTTATCTCCGTTGGGGCGCTGGGATTTGTAATCGCCGGACACGCGCTGCACCACATGCATGTGATTCGGGAAAGGTACTTTCCATTGCTGGATTCCTAA
- a CDS encoding DEAD/DEAH box helicase, whose product MHQNILQNLQITALNAMQEAVLPAARQSDIIVLSPTGSGKTLAFLLAILERLDAGKSGVQAMVLVPSRELALQIEGVFKAMGTGYKVSCCYGGHAVKTEENALREAPTLLIGTPGRIAYHVRSQTFDPATVHTLVLDEFDKSLEMGFQTDMAFNINKLSSLNRRIFTSATPLDALPDFAGARNPVEINFLEHRDSVPQLTMKVVRTTSVEKLETLFSLLCFIGAERTLIFCNHRDAVERISDLLRGYGLVHAMFHGGMEQPDRERALMKFRNGSSRILVVTDLASRGLDVPEIASIVHYQVPLTEEAFIHRNGRTARMHAMGTVYLVLAEDETPPYLSELPDDLTLPEHDQLPPETEWETLYLSAGKKDKVNKVDVVGLLLKKGNLEKEELGLIEIKDEASFAAVKRNKIDTVLAHLKQEKLKGKRVKIDVAN is encoded by the coding sequence ATGCACCAGAATATCCTCCAAAATCTGCAAATAACTGCCCTCAACGCCATGCAGGAAGCCGTACTGCCTGCGGCCCGGCAAAGCGACATAATCGTCCTCTCCCCCACCGGTTCGGGCAAAACCCTGGCCTTTTTGCTAGCAATACTAGAAAGGCTGGATGCCGGGAAATCGGGCGTGCAGGCGATGGTTCTGGTACCTTCCCGCGAACTGGCTTTACAAATCGAGGGAGTTTTCAAAGCCATGGGGACGGGCTATAAGGTGAGTTGCTGCTACGGCGGCCACGCCGTGAAAACCGAAGAAAACGCCCTCCGCGAAGCACCTACCCTGCTCATCGGCACGCCGGGACGCATCGCCTACCACGTCCGCAGCCAGACGTTTGATCCGGCCACAGTACATACCCTGGTTCTGGACGAATTTGATAAATCGCTGGAAATGGGTTTTCAAACCGATATGGCCTTTAACATCAACAAACTATCCAGCTTAAACCGCCGGATTTTCACCTCTGCCACACCGCTCGATGCGCTGCCTGATTTTGCGGGAGCCAGGAATCCCGTGGAAATCAATTTTCTGGAACATCGTGACTCTGTGCCTCAGCTCACGATGAAAGTTGTGCGCACGACATCGGTTGAAAAACTCGAAACGCTGTTTTCGCTGCTGTGTTTTATCGGCGCAGAACGCACGCTTATTTTTTGCAATCACCGCGATGCAGTCGAGCGCATCAGCGACTTGCTGCGGGGTTACGGCCTGGTACACGCCATGTTTCACGGCGGCATGGAACAGCCGGATCGCGAACGTGCCCTGATGAAATTCCGCAACGGCAGCAGCCGGATTCTGGTGGTGACCGACCTAGCTTCGCGTGGACTCGATGTTCCCGAAATAGCCTCCATCGTGCACTACCAGGTACCCTTGACGGAGGAGGCGTTCATACATCGCAATGGCCGCACCGCCCGCATGCACGCCATGGGGACGGTTTATTTAGTACTGGCCGAAGACGAAACGCCCCCCTACCTTTCCGAGCTGCCTGACGATCTAACGCTGCCTGAACACGACCAGCTACCCCCCGAAACGGAATGGGAAACGCTCTATCTGTCGGCCGGTAAGAAGGATAAAGTCAATAAAGTGGATGTGGTGGGGTTACTTCTGAAAAAGGGGAACTTAGAAAAAGAGGAATTGGGTTTGATTGAGATAAAAGACGAGGCCTCTTTTGCCGCCGTGAAGCGTAATAAAATCGATACCGTACTTGCGCATCTCAAACAAGAAAAATTGAAGGGAAAGCGCGTAAAAATAGACGTGGCTAACTAA
- a CDS encoding YceI family protein, with amino-acid sequence MKSTILSMALLAASVSFIACDSKESSSETTEETAGLPDGTLTVDTTASEVMWKGSMVGMYDHSGDVKLESGNVTVADGKITGGKFVIDLTKIHPTDENYKEDKTPEKLVGHLSSEDFFHTEQYPTATFEITGSEGSTVMGNLTVRGKTNPEKVENVVITEENGQVHMKGDIKFDRTKYDVAFKHPMQEMVISNDIEMNVTLVANK; translated from the coding sequence ATGAAGTCAACTATTCTTTCCATGGCTCTACTGGCCGCGTCAGTCTCTTTTATTGCCTGTGATTCCAAGGAATCTTCGTCCGAAACTACGGAAGAAACGGCGGGCTTGCCCGATGGTACCCTGACCGTAGATACCACGGCTAGCGAGGTGATGTGGAAAGGAAGCATGGTGGGCATGTATGACCACTCGGGTGATGTGAAGCTGGAATCGGGCAATGTGACCGTGGCCGACGGGAAGATTACGGGGGGCAAGTTTGTGATTGATTTAACCAAAATTCATCCTACCGACGAAAACTACAAAGAGGATAAAACCCCGGAAAAACTGGTAGGACACCTTTCTTCGGAAGATTTTTTCCATACCGAGCAGTACCCGACCGCTACTTTCGAAATCACAGGTTCGGAGGGTAGTACGGTAATGGGTAACCTGACTGTCCGCGGGAAGACTAATCCTGAGAAAGTGGAAAATGTAGTGATCACCGAAGAGAATGGTCAGGTACACATGAAAGGCGATATTAAATTCGACCGCACGAAATATGATGTGGCTTTTAAGCACCCGATGCAGGAAATGGTTATATCGAACGACATCGAAATGAACGTGACGTTGGTTGCTAATAAGTAA
- a CDS encoding glycoside hydrolase family 5 protein — MHNPNRRDFLIQSTALTAGLLSAPGLLTSASARPLKNPMPRWKGFNLLDFFSPDPAKGRPATTEEHLQWMADWGFDFIRLPMAYPSYVQFDRSKPITVAEVRNIDTQATDRIEQLVYLAQKYGLHVSLNLHRAPGFCVNAGFEEPYNLWQDAQAMDDFVYHWAFWAKRFAQTSSKKISFDLLNEPCTREDMNDQHSKRGPIPGELYRKMALEASQAIRAHNPEHFIIADGNNVGSSVIPEITDLNIAQSCRGYNPGIISHYKAPWVFKETDNLPKPKWPGQVGDKYLSRAMLEAQYEPWIALTKQGVGVHCGECGCFNKTPHAVFLAWFEDVLDVLKTNGIGYALWEFRGSFGLLDSGREDVVYEDWHGHKLDRKLLDLLRKY; from the coding sequence ATGCATAACCCGAATCGCCGCGATTTTTTAATTCAGTCGACCGCCCTCACGGCCGGTCTGCTTTCTGCGCCTGGCCTGCTGACATCAGCTTCGGCCCGGCCCCTCAAAAATCCGATGCCGCGCTGGAAAGGATTCAATCTGCTGGATTTTTTCTCTCCGGACCCGGCCAAAGGCCGCCCCGCCACCACCGAAGAACATCTCCAATGGATGGCCGACTGGGGCTTTGATTTTATCAGGCTACCCATGGCCTATCCCTCTTACGTACAATTCGACCGCAGCAAACCGATTACCGTTGCGGAGGTACGCAACATTGATACCCAAGCCACCGACCGCATCGAGCAGTTGGTGTACCTGGCCCAAAAGTATGGACTGCATGTGAGTCTGAACTTGCACCGGGCTCCGGGCTTCTGCGTCAATGCGGGTTTTGAAGAGCCCTATAATTTGTGGCAGGACGCGCAGGCAATGGACGATTTTGTGTACCACTGGGCTTTCTGGGCCAAACGCTTTGCCCAGACTTCCTCCAAAAAGATAAGTTTTGACCTGCTGAACGAACCCTGCACCCGCGAGGATATGAACGACCAGCATTCCAAACGTGGACCGATCCCGGGCGAACTCTACCGGAAAATGGCACTGGAAGCCTCGCAGGCCATTCGCGCTCATAATCCGGAACATTTTATAATCGCGGATGGCAATAACGTAGGGAGTAGCGTCATTCCCGAAATCACGGACCTGAACATCGCCCAAAGCTGCCGGGGCTACAATCCGGGCATTATTTCGCACTACAAGGCACCCTGGGTATTTAAGGAAACCGACAACCTACCCAAACCGAAATGGCCGGGGCAAGTGGGCGACAAGTACCTCAGCCGCGCCATGCTAGAAGCGCAGTACGAACCCTGGATCGCGCTGACCAAACAGGGGGTAGGGGTACATTGCGGCGAATGTGGCTGCTTTAATAAAACGCCCCATGCGGTATTTTTGGCCTGGTTTGAAGATGTGCTGGATGTATTGAAAACCAATGGGATCGGCTATGCTCTATGGGAGTTCAGGGGTAGTTTTGGCCTGCTGGATTCGGGGCGGGAGGATGTGGTTTATGAAGACTGGCACGGACACAAGCTGGATCGTAAACTGCTGGATTTATTGAGGAAGTACTAA
- a CDS encoding SGNH/GDSL hydrolase family protein, whose amino-acid sequence MMSGYSFVLFLWVSLFPGPVADPAHYLDEIKTELTKQWPDNRTINLVFHGHSVPAGYFKTPVVNTLEAYPYQLLKQIKARYPYAVVNVINTSIGGEHSQSGEKRFVSEVLPHRPDVLFIDYALNDRRIGLADARKAWESMINEALKRNIKVILLTPSPDQRVDLLESGNELEQHALQIEQMAATHGIGLVDSYSLFRQQIQHGENVVDFMSQVNHPNEKGHALIADALMAYFR is encoded by the coding sequence ATGATGAGTGGATATAGTTTTGTCCTATTTCTGTGGGTATCCCTGTTTCCTGGCCCAGTGGCCGATCCGGCCCATTACCTGGATGAAATAAAAACCGAACTAACCAAACAGTGGCCAGACAACCGGACGATCAACCTGGTGTTTCATGGACATTCAGTGCCGGCAGGGTACTTCAAAACGCCCGTCGTGAATACGCTGGAAGCCTATCCCTACCAACTCTTGAAGCAGATTAAAGCAAGGTATCCCTACGCCGTCGTGAATGTGATCAATACGTCCATTGGCGGCGAGCATTCGCAAAGCGGCGAAAAGCGTTTCGTGTCCGAGGTACTTCCGCATCGGCCCGATGTCCTGTTCATCGACTACGCTCTGAATGATCGTCGCATCGGGCTCGCCGATGCCCGGAAAGCCTGGGAATCCATGATTAACGAAGCCCTTAAGCGTAATATCAAAGTTATTCTGCTGACCCCATCCCCCGACCAGCGGGTAGATCTACTGGAATCGGGCAATGAATTGGAGCAGCACGCGTTACAAATCGAGCAAATGGCCGCAACTCATGGAATTGGCCTGGTCGACAGTTACAGTTTGTTCAGGCAACAGATCCAGCATGGTGAAAATGTGGTCGATTTTATGTCGCAGGTCAACCACCCCAATGAAAAAGGGCACGCCCTGATTGCCGACGCCTTGATGGCCTATTTTCGGTAG
- a CDS encoding DUF3891 family protein, whose amino-acid sequence MIVKSIPVGWEVIYQRAHGLLAAEIAFYWKTTERPPHFMQTLLAIAEHDDGRPESRSPENLTEAGAPKHFQLLGRSAQQYRSVMEISTAKSRWNALLTSLHMTFLYEDEKYEDQDIEEFIKEQHEFQKKLLKELKISQTQAKKAYRFVEWCDALSLLLCMDRIQPEQRRMDISLGPEGTMYQIWQDEKERLRVEPWPFEPDFFTVEVEYRELHQLQFKDADELDDGLRKAPVGVRKWDFFKG is encoded by the coding sequence GTGATTGTAAAATCGATACCTGTGGGTTGGGAAGTTATTTATCAGCGGGCGCACGGTCTGTTGGCGGCCGAAATAGCTTTTTATTGGAAAACCACTGAGCGACCTCCCCATTTCATGCAGACTCTGCTGGCTATCGCCGAACATGACGACGGCCGGCCCGAATCCCGATCTCCCGAAAACCTCACCGAAGCCGGAGCACCCAAACATTTTCAATTGTTAGGTCGTAGCGCGCAGCAGTACCGCAGCGTGATGGAGATCAGCACAGCCAAAAGTCGCTGGAATGCGCTGCTGACTTCCCTGCATATGACGTTTCTGTACGAAGATGAAAAGTATGAAGATCAGGATATTGAAGAATTTATCAAAGAGCAGCATGAATTTCAAAAGAAACTCCTGAAGGAATTGAAAATCAGCCAGACCCAGGCTAAAAAAGCTTATCGGTTTGTAGAATGGTGTGATGCACTGTCGCTGTTGCTGTGCATGGATAGAATCCAGCCCGAGCAACGCCGGATGGACATCAGTCTTGGCCCCGAGGGTACCATGTACCAGATTTGGCAGGATGAAAAAGAACGGCTCCGCGTTGAACCCTGGCCTTTCGAACCCGATTTCTTTACCGTAGAAGTGGAATACCGCGAACTGCACCAACTGCAATTCAAAGATGCCGACGAACTGGATGACGGTCTACGTAAGGCTCCCGTGGGGGTTCGGAAGTGGGATTTTTTTAAGGGATGA
- a CDS encoding sugar phosphate isomerase/epimerase family protein — protein sequence MNRRQALAGLTALTAAPQLVSAQPEGTPAKQESFKYALNMSTIRGHKLGFMKEIEVASKAGFQHVEIWINTLQEYLKNGGTLADARKHLKDSGVAIEDAIGFAPWIVDDNGTRTKAIEQLKQEMDMLAEVGCKRIAAPPMGATNEPGLDLQKAAERYRTILELGDKTTVVPHLELWGFSKNISRLGELMYVAIESRHPSARVLMDVYHLYRGGSGLQQAAWVGKPYIEVFHVNDYPASPAQNEIKDSDRVYPGDGIGPLKELFTILKNPEKPVILSLEVFNPAYYAQDALVVAKTGLAKMKAATAGV from the coding sequence ATGAATCGTCGCCAGGCTCTTGCCGGACTAACGGCCCTCACCGCTGCCCCACAACTCGTTTCTGCTCAGCCTGAAGGTACCCCCGCCAAGCAGGAATCTTTCAAATATGCCCTGAATATGAGTACCATCCGGGGGCACAAGCTGGGCTTTATGAAGGAAATCGAGGTAGCCTCCAAAGCTGGTTTTCAACATGTGGAAATCTGGATCAACACGTTGCAGGAGTACCTTAAAAATGGCGGTACCCTTGCCGATGCCCGCAAGCATTTGAAAGACTCCGGGGTTGCCATAGAAGATGCGATTGGATTTGCACCCTGGATTGTGGACGATAATGGTACCCGTACCAAGGCCATCGAGCAACTCAAACAGGAAATGGACATGCTGGCCGAGGTAGGCTGCAAACGGATTGCCGCCCCCCCGATGGGTGCTACCAACGAGCCAGGCCTCGATTTGCAAAAAGCCGCCGAGCGTTACCGTACCATTCTGGAACTAGGCGACAAGACGACCGTAGTACCGCATCTGGAGCTGTGGGGATTTTCGAAAAATATCAGCCGCTTGGGTGAACTGATGTACGTGGCGATCGAGAGCAGACACCCTTCGGCGCGGGTACTGATGGATGTGTATCACCTCTACCGCGGTGGATCGGGCTTGCAACAAGCCGCGTGGGTAGGTAAACCCTACATTGAGGTTTTCCACGTCAACGATTACCCCGCATCACCCGCCCAAAATGAAATCAAAGATTCCGATCGGGTGTATCCCGGTGATGGCATAGGACCCTTGAAAGAATTGTTTACGATTCTCAAGAATCCTGAAAAGCCGGTGATATTGTCGCTGGAAGTATTCAACCCAGCCTACTATGCTCAGGATGCACTGGTAGTGGCTAAAACTGGCTTGGCCAAGATGAAAGCGGCCACGGCCGGAGTGTAA
- a CDS encoding baeRF7 domain-containing protein: MEIFKIDQLNELLNVKGLHHVTIYSPTSRESTANYQADKINFKNQLQKAVGQLSAQYGMTDGEAKIYLKPGYDLLEDMDFWQHGSDGLAFFHSSAGTHIKTLPLEMNEPRTFVGNNFMLRPLIPLLNADGRFYILNLNLNHVQLYEATPSTISEVVLNDGVPTQIEDYTKFLEHQEHTGARSVQGGGGAVHYGQGGGNDSEKEEIQQYFYELSKAVDDIIQCDPLPTVLAGVEYLIPMYRQASDYHKYEEKSIHGSFSEADSMLLHEKALDIMEPKFNADRDQAFEKFAQMRSGDWASTDANKVIKAALTGQVETLFVEEEAAVWGVFNEQMYELEIYPSSTPETKDLLTEAAIKTITQGGTVYQCAAEDMPEGAKNIAAVFRNPVTV, from the coding sequence ATGGAAATTTTCAAGATAGATCAACTCAACGAACTGCTGAACGTCAAGGGCCTGCATCACGTAACGATTTACTCCCCTACCAGCCGCGAGTCGACGGCCAATTACCAGGCCGATAAAATCAATTTCAAAAATCAGCTGCAAAAGGCTGTAGGCCAGCTCAGCGCCCAATATGGCATGACCGACGGAGAAGCCAAAATCTACCTCAAGCCCGGCTACGATTTGCTGGAGGACATGGATTTCTGGCAACATGGCTCCGACGGACTCGCGTTCTTCCACAGCTCGGCCGGAACCCACATCAAAACCTTACCGCTAGAAATGAATGAGCCCCGTACTTTTGTGGGCAACAACTTCATGCTGCGTCCGCTGATCCCGCTTTTGAATGCGGATGGGCGTTTTTATATTCTTAACCTCAATCTGAACCATGTGCAGCTCTATGAAGCTACCCCAAGCACGATTTCCGAAGTAGTGCTGAACGACGGGGTACCCACCCAGATAGAAGACTATACCAAGTTCCTCGAACATCAGGAACATACAGGTGCCCGCAGTGTACAGGGCGGCGGTGGTGCCGTGCATTACGGACAGGGCGGCGGTAACGATTCGGAAAAAGAGGAGATCCAGCAGTACTTCTATGAGCTTAGCAAGGCCGTGGACGATATCATTCAGTGCGATCCCCTGCCTACGGTATTGGCGGGTGTAGAGTACCTGATCCCGATGTACCGCCAGGCCAGCGACTACCACAAGTATGAAGAAAAAAGCATCCACGGCAGCTTCTCCGAAGCGGATAGTATGCTACTGCACGAGAAGGCGCTGGACATCATGGAACCGAAATTCAACGCCGACCGTGATCAGGCTTTTGAAAAATTCGCCCAGATGCGGTCTGGCGACTGGGCTTCTACGGATGCCAACAAGGTAATCAAGGCCGCCCTGACGGGACAGGTAGAAACCCTTTTTGTGGAGGAAGAGGCCGCTGTGTGGGGCGTTTTCAACGAGCAGATGTACGAGTTGGAGATTTATCCCTCTTCTACGCCCGAGACTAAAGACCTGCTCACCGAAGCAGCTATCAAAACGATCACCCAGGGAGGTACCGTGTACCAATGTGCCGCCGAAGATATGCCCGAAGGTGCAAAGAACATCGCGGCCGTATTCAGGAACCCGGTGACTGTGTAA
- a CDS encoding HPF/RaiA family ribosome-associated protein, whose amino-acid sequence MKKTERFQNIKLDIQTEDFDPTSDIMSTIRAELKKLMRIYGNIVGADVYLKESNRSEPDNKMARIRVGVPGQSLFAEASSTTWIQALSDVSGNLKSQILSRH is encoded by the coding sequence ATGAAAAAGACCGAACGATTTCAGAACATTAAATTAGATATCCAGACCGAGGATTTCGATCCAACTAGCGATATCATGAGCACCATTCGGGCCGAATTGAAAAAACTGATGCGCATCTATGGAAATATAGTAGGAGCCGATGTGTACCTGAAAGAGTCTAACCGCTCCGAGCCAGATAATAAAATGGCCCGCATCCGCGTGGGGGTACCCGGTCAAAGCTTGTTTGCCGAAGCTTCGTCAACTACATGGATTCAGGCTTTGTCGGACGTAAGTGGTAATTTGAAAAGTCAGATCCTTAGTAGGCACTAA
- a CDS encoding DUF418 domain-containing protein: protein MNTLTPNTSQRYQSIDLLRGVAVLGILVMNIPSFAYPETFIMHVTDFTGINYWSWAAAMVWFEGTMRGLFSMLFGASCLLILSKSDDLRSADVYFRRLLWLFLFGLFDAYILLWDGDILYGYAIAGFFLVPFRALKPAHLIAMGLALSLGIMWMIAYPSITEKRPAYNEYKAAMADSTQKHKKLTVKQREAITKYEESLSWMKKDTAVINSQIKPMLGSYKEVFKVKWKAGETFQSWKLYDPVFWDEILMMFLGMALFKLGIFTNDRPTNTYLWMTVLGYAIGVVGKLWWVSTFAFTAAEVAHNYETYPVPAYTLHEWLRIAETVGHIGLLLMYRSGWFNWLVGLLAKTGRMALSNYLLQSILCGLFFYGFGFGMFARLQIYETYLFVGAVWAVCILFSVIWLRFFRFGPFEWLWRSLTYWQRQPMRK, encoded by the coding sequence ATGAATACCCTAACTCCCAACACCAGCCAGCGCTATCAATCCATCGACCTGCTCCGCGGCGTGGCCGTGTTAGGTATTCTGGTTATGAACATCCCGAGCTTTGCCTATCCCGAAACCTTTATTATGCATGTTACTGATTTCACAGGGATTAATTACTGGTCATGGGCTGCAGCGATGGTTTGGTTTGAAGGTACCATGCGCGGTCTGTTCTCCATGCTGTTTGGCGCCAGCTGTTTACTCATCCTGTCGAAATCGGATGACCTCCGTTCTGCTGATGTTTATTTCCGTCGGCTGTTATGGTTGTTTCTATTCGGGCTATTCGATGCGTATATCCTGCTTTGGGACGGCGATATTTTGTACGGCTACGCCATTGCCGGCTTCTTTCTGGTCCCGTTTCGGGCCCTTAAACCAGCCCACCTGATCGCCATGGGCCTAGCTCTATCATTGGGTATCATGTGGATGATTGCCTATCCATCAATAACCGAAAAACGGCCTGCTTACAATGAATACAAAGCAGCGATGGCCGATTCTACCCAGAAGCATAAAAAACTTACTGTAAAACAAAGGGAGGCCATCACAAAATACGAAGAAAGTCTTTCCTGGATGAAGAAGGATACGGCGGTCATCAACAGTCAGATCAAACCGATGCTGGGAAGCTATAAGGAGGTGTTCAAAGTAAAATGGAAAGCGGGTGAGACATTCCAAAGCTGGAAACTCTACGATCCGGTATTTTGGGACGAAATCCTAATGATGTTCCTGGGCATGGCCTTATTCAAACTGGGTATCTTCACCAACGATCGCCCCACAAACACCTACCTCTGGATGACGGTATTGGGCTACGCGATTGGGGTGGTTGGCAAGCTTTGGTGGGTAAGTACGTTTGCGTTTACGGCAGCGGAAGTCGCCCATAACTATGAAACCTACCCAGTGCCTGCCTACACTTTACACGAATGGCTGCGCATTGCCGAAACGGTTGGTCATATCGGGCTGCTGCTGATGTACCGTTCGGGCTGGTTCAATTGGCTCGTCGGGCTCCTGGCTAAAACGGGCCGGATGGCGCTTTCCAACTACCTCTTGCAAAGCATCCTGTGCGGGCTGTTTTTCTACGGCTTTGGCTTTGGGATGTTTGCCAGGCTGCAGATCTACGAAACCTACCTTTTTGTCGGAGCCGTATGGGCGGTGTGTATTCTTTTCAGCGTAATCTGGTTGCGATTCTTTCGGTTTGGCCCGTTTGAGTGGCTCTGGCGTAGCCTGACCTACTGGCAACGGCAGCCCATGCGCAAGTAG
- a CDS encoding Hsp20/alpha crystallin family protein, with protein MKTKLNIPQEMLMSIDFMNTANGGMSQPIMNIENKENGYEVLVKAPGIEPEDLQVEILKDKLMIYHLLPIFGKMEGETSEMRSIRFISKMQIPADVDVENISAHYDDDKRYLKLELPVDQSQQDFHRKVQIERW; from the coding sequence ATGAAAACTAAACTGAACATACCCCAGGAAATGTTGATGAGCATCGACTTCATGAACACCGCCAACGGTGGCATGAGTCAGCCCATCATGAACATTGAGAATAAGGAAAATGGTTACGAAGTACTGGTAAAGGCTCCCGGCATCGAACCGGAAGATTTGCAGGTAGAAATTTTAAAAGACAAATTGATGATCTACCATTTGTTGCCTATTTTTGGTAAGATGGAAGGCGAAACCAGCGAAATGCGCTCGATCCGCTTTATTAGCAAAATGCAGATTCCCGCCGATGTGGATGTGGAAAATATCTCGGCTCACTACGACGACGACAAGCGCTACCTGAAATTGGAATTGCCTGTCGATCAGTCCCAGCAGGATTTTCACCGCAAGGTACAGATCGAGCGCTGGTAA
- a CDS encoding 1,4-dihydroxy-2-naphthoate polyprenyltransferase: MNPWIEAARPRTLPLALSCILMGCFLAYADGAFDGWIAVLSVLTTIFLQVLSNFANDYGDAVSGKDSDLREGPRRAVHAGQITASAMRNAIIWFSVLSLVSGIGLLYVALHNAPARVFWIFLGIGLACIAAAITYTAGKRPYGYVGLGDVSVLIFFGWVGVLGTYYLHTLIWNWDLLLPATSCGLFAVAVLNINNIRDIESDRATGKNSIPVRLGRDRAVIYHWLILLAGMSCVLLYTATHFTHYTQLFFLLSFPLFVRNGLAISRLRKASELDPYLKQMALSTLLFVVLFGVGLVV, translated from the coding sequence ATGAACCCCTGGATCGAAGCGGCCCGCCCGCGCACTTTACCTTTGGCGCTTTCCTGCATTCTGATGGGCTGTTTTCTGGCCTATGCCGACGGAGCCTTCGACGGTTGGATTGCGGTATTGAGTGTACTGACGACCATTTTTCTACAGGTACTATCCAACTTCGCCAACGACTACGGCGATGCGGTCAGCGGCAAGGACAGTGATTTGCGCGAGGGCCCACGCCGGGCGGTTCACGCCGGTCAGATTACGGCCTCGGCCATGAGAAACGCCATTATTTGGTTTTCAGTGCTCTCGCTGGTGTCGGGAATTGGATTGCTTTATGTGGCGTTGCATAATGCCCCGGCCCGCGTTTTCTGGATATTTCTGGGCATTGGACTGGCCTGTATTGCAGCGGCGATCACCTATACGGCGGGCAAGCGACCCTATGGCTATGTGGGCCTTGGCGATGTATCGGTACTCATTTTCTTCGGTTGGGTCGGGGTACTGGGTACCTACTACCTGCATACGCTCATCTGGAACTGGGATTTGCTGCTGCCCGCCACCAGTTGCGGCCTTTTTGCGGTAGCCGTACTGAATATCAACAACATTCGTGATATCGAGTCGGACCGGGCTACGGGTAAAAACTCTATTCCCGTACGACTGGGTCGTGATAGGGCCGTGATTTATCACTGGCTTATTCTGCTGGCGGGCATGAGCTGCGTACTTCTCTATACGGCTACGCACTTTACACACTACACTCAACTTTTCTTTTTATTGAGCTTCCCTCTTTTCGTACGCAATGGTTTAGCCATCAGTCGGTTGCGAAAAGCATCGGAATTGGATCCTTACCTGAAACAAATGGCTCTGTCCACATTACTCTTTGTGGTGTTGTTTGGAGTAGGCCTGGTAGTGTAG